The Chloroflexota bacterium genome has a segment encoding these proteins:
- a CDS encoding polysaccharide biosynthesis tyrosine autokinase, producing MELKRYLVLLRRWLWLIVAGAIVGGALGYGYSLFSTRIYRSTLILQINQGTDPLRDPYNSILTSQRLAATGVEQLRSRVVLEQVIRDLDLSYTLNRLSDNTAVQAVRDTNLIRVAVEDPDPARAQAITNQIAKVFIDKLSAFQQAGFRTAQEDLERQVAEARKKIDETQKALAPLGDANDPKALSAPEFVRTERMRLQLELTTLQSQYSVLLKSVQDYRLAASRNIDPITIFAPADLNTEPVRPRISTNTLIGLAIGMFLGLGLAFLFEYLDDSIKTSDDVARVLELSVLGNVVRFPKGAKGPLVAVDAPRAPYVEAYRNLRTNLQFSFAVDATAALVVTSAEPGEGKSTTIANLAAVLAQAERRVILVDTDLRRPTQHQIFNLPAEPGLTDVFLNEHALDHAVRETAIPGLYLLAAGKIPPNPAELIASPWMDQLIVKLKEQYDIVLFDSPPILPVTDSILLAAKTKHLLWVISAGKTRTDTLRRAREGLGQVDAKIVGVVLNRVAAGSGYGSYYYHYYSQDGTRKPSKSSALSPNRAHRSGNGKEPVATFEAPPEALSK from the coding sequence GTGGAGTTAAAACGATATCTTGTGCTACTACGGCGCTGGTTATGGCTCATTGTCGCCGGCGCGATCGTCGGCGGCGCGTTGGGGTACGGCTATAGTCTCTTTAGTACGCGGATCTATCGCTCCACCTTGATTCTCCAAATCAATCAAGGCACGGATCCTTTGCGCGATCCGTACAACTCGATCCTGACGAGCCAACGTCTTGCGGCGACCGGCGTCGAACAATTGCGTTCCCGCGTCGTCCTCGAGCAAGTCATTCGCGACCTGGACTTGTCGTACACGTTGAACCGGTTGAGCGACAACACCGCGGTGCAAGCGGTTCGCGACACCAACCTGATTCGCGTCGCGGTCGAGGACCCCGACCCAGCGCGCGCCCAGGCGATCACGAATCAGATCGCCAAGGTATTCATTGACAAATTGAGCGCGTTCCAACAAGCCGGCTTTCGCACCGCGCAAGAAGATTTAGAGCGCCAAGTCGCCGAAGCGCGCAAGAAAATTGACGAGACGCAAAAAGCGCTCGCCCCGCTCGGCGACGCGAACGATCCCAAGGCGCTGTCCGCGCCCGAATTCGTCCGCACCGAACGCATGCGCCTACAGCTGGAATTGACAACTCTGCAATCGCAGTATTCGGTGCTCCTCAAGAGCGTGCAGGACTATCGGCTCGCCGCGTCGCGCAACATTGATCCGATCACCATCTTTGCGCCCGCCGACTTGAACACCGAGCCGGTCCGCCCGCGCATTTCGACGAACACGCTAATCGGGTTAGCCATTGGCATGTTTCTCGGTCTCGGACTCGCGTTCCTCTTCGAGTATCTCGACGATTCGATCAAGACGTCGGACGACGTGGCGCGCGTGCTCGAATTGAGCGTCCTCGGCAATGTGGTGCGTTTCCCGAAAGGCGCGAAGGGACCGCTCGTCGCGGTGGATGCCCCGCGCGCGCCGTACGTCGAAGCGTACCGCAATCTCCGAACCAATTTGCAGTTTTCGTTCGCGGTGGATGCGACCGCGGCGCTCGTCGTGACGAGCGCGGAACCGGGCGAAGGCAAGAGCACGACGATCGCGAATCTCGCCGCCGTCCTCGCCCAAGCCGAGCGGCGCGTCATCCTGGTGGACACCGATTTACGGCGCCCGACCCAACATCAGATTTTCAACCTGCCCGCCGAGCCAGGGCTGACCGACGTATTTCTGAACGAGCACGCGCTCGACCACGCGGTTCGCGAGACCGCGATTCCAGGATTGTATTTGCTCGCCGCTGGCAAGATTCCGCCGAATCCAGCCGAGTTGATCGCGTCGCCGTGGATGGACCAGTTGATCGTGAAACTCAAAGAGCAGTACGACATTGTGCTGTTCGATTCGCCACCCATTCTGCCGGTAACCGATTCGATCTTGCTCGCGGCAAAAACCAAGCATTTGCTCTGGGTTATTTCCGCTGGCAAAACGCGCACCGACACACTCCGCCGCGCGCGCGAAGGGTTGGGGCAAGTGGACGCCAAGATCGTCGGCGTCGTATTGAATCGCGTCGCGGCAGGCAGCGGCTATGGCTCGTACTATTATCACTATTATTCCCAGGACGGCACGCGCAAGCCATCCAAGTCGTCGGCGCTGTCTCCGAACCGCGCGCATCGTTCGGGCAACGGCAAGGAACCCGTTGCGACGTTTGAAGCGCCGCCGGAAGCATTATCCAAATGA
- a CDS encoding efflux RND transporter periplasmic adaptor subunit — translation MNSVKICLAKILSVCMLFVIGLGIAACDGTPAPRAIPTFAPRPTTTPTLPAAKGGIVKVARGNLMQTIGARGRVSSVRESFLFFNISGVVSNLNVAAGDQVKQGAPIAQLDAFQLEQDLNLANYETARTDLLLKQAHARLVSYDFKIETTSTLYTRTLDLRNQTFQIYKLKAPMPSDHIRAIDEYTKYQQAEEAFMRAAAELNSLKTEKQITALDVDLYTKLHLYHQKRAESLQSRLNGAKLVAPLNGLVISIDKNVGDAVTAFEPIGAIADPSQLQVEVSVPETDIPSVSLNQAVRIVLDGFPNNSFAGKVKEIASRASIFQGKNVYRVLIAFDNQTQVPATLRTGADVAFVLQAKDDVLLVPTNAIQTDGLTRYVNVLREGKVERVPVEIGANGSTQTEIVSGLNEGEQVLIP, via the coding sequence TTGAATTCGGTAAAAATCTGTCTAGCTAAAATTTTGAGCGTGTGCATGTTGTTCGTCATCGGGTTGGGCATCGCCGCGTGCGATGGCACACCCGCGCCGCGCGCGATCCCAACGTTTGCGCCACGTCCAACGACGACGCCGACCTTGCCCGCCGCCAAGGGCGGCATCGTCAAGGTCGCCCGCGGCAATCTCATGCAAACGATTGGCGCGCGCGGGCGCGTCAGTTCGGTCCGCGAGTCATTTCTCTTTTTCAACATCAGCGGGGTCGTCAGCAATCTCAACGTCGCCGCAGGCGATCAGGTCAAGCAAGGCGCGCCGATCGCGCAGTTGGACGCGTTCCAACTCGAACAGGATTTGAACCTCGCCAATTACGAAACTGCTAGAACCGATCTTCTCTTGAAACAAGCACACGCGCGACTTGTGTCTTACGATTTCAAGATTGAAACTACGAGTACCCTCTACACGCGCACGCTCGATTTACGCAACCAGACATTTCAAATCTACAAGCTCAAAGCACCTATGCCTTCTGACCACATACGCGCGATTGATGAATATACCAAGTATCAACAAGCCGAAGAGGCTTTCATGCGCGCCGCAGCTGAACTCAATTCGCTCAAGACGGAAAAGCAGATCACCGCGCTCGATGTAGATCTGTATACAAAACTGCACCTGTATCATCAAAAGCGCGCTGAATCTTTGCAGTCACGCTTGAATGGCGCAAAACTCGTCGCGCCGCTCAACGGCTTGGTCATCTCGATTGACAAAAATGTTGGCGACGCGGTGACCGCATTCGAACCGATTGGCGCGATTGCCGATCCATCGCAGTTGCAAGTTGAAGTGAGCGTGCCGGAGACGGACATTCCATCGGTGTCGCTGAACCAAGCCGTGCGCATCGTGCTCGATGGTTTTCCGAACAATTCGTTCGCCGGCAAAGTCAAGGAGATCGCGTCGCGCGCCTCCATCTTTCAGGGTAAGAACGTGTATCGCGTCCTGATCGCGTTCGATAATCAGACCCAGGTTCCCGCGACGTTACGCACCGGCGCGGATGTCGCGTTCGTGCTGCAAGCGAAAGATGACGTGCTCCTTGTGCCGACGAATGCGATTCAAACCGACGGGTTAACCCGGTACGTGAACGTCTTGCGCGAGGGCAAGGTCGAACGCGTCCCGGTCGAGATCGGCGCCAACGGCAGCACGCAAACGGAAATCGTCTCCGGCTTGAACGAAGGCGAACAGGTCTTGATTCCATAA
- a CDS encoding O-antigen ligase family protein produces MRLFTWLDRWHWVILALAAPLLLFPSPSRSFAMLVVPGLWLGGMLARRRPLRRTPLNLALLILALMVLVSLYATYDIAQSLSKIAGMVLAFGVYFVMARKARRFIGWWASALVFAATSLGIAVFALVSVQWGAKLPIIGSLVARLTPRIVGLPGAESGVSANELAGALVWSIPLFVALTLALCTRRAAVREMLGNFRTWFALLALGGATLFTLAILVLTQSRGGYLGLAVGLAAMGFVVASSRWRAVMLAGGIVILIAGIIWLRADVTATPDETASALSAESVVSTWDGRTEVWSRAIYGIQDFPFTGMGMNTFRRVVHVLYPLFLVGPDFDLAHAHNEFLQAALDLGVPGLIAFLALYLGAGAMLWMIWSHAGATLPDARVLRAVVLGLGAGLLAHAVYGMTDAVTLGSKPGVLFWMMLGLIAGLYQQMTRDRLGRWYDWFGNARAVPPSSPESLR; encoded by the coding sequence ATGCGACTCTTCACCTGGCTTGATCGCTGGCACTGGGTCATCCTCGCGCTCGCCGCGCCGCTCCTCTTGTTCCCTTCGCCGTCGCGTTCGTTCGCGATGCTCGTCGTGCCGGGCTTGTGGCTAGGCGGCATGCTCGCGCGGCGTAGACCGTTGCGCCGCACCCCGCTCAACCTCGCCTTGCTCATCCTCGCGCTGATGGTGCTCGTCAGTCTGTACGCCACGTACGACATCGCGCAAAGTCTGTCGAAAATCGCCGGGATGGTGCTCGCGTTCGGCGTGTACTTTGTCATGGCGCGCAAGGCGCGGCGCTTTATCGGCTGGTGGGCGAGCGCACTCGTCTTTGCCGCGACGAGTCTCGGCATCGCCGTGTTCGCGCTCGTCAGCGTGCAGTGGGGCGCGAAATTGCCGATCATCGGATCGCTCGTCGCGCGTTTGACGCCGCGCATCGTCGGCTTGCCCGGCGCGGAGAGCGGCGTCTCCGCAAACGAACTTGCCGGCGCGCTCGTGTGGAGCATTCCGTTGTTTGTCGCGTTAACGCTTGCGCTGTGCACGCGTCGCGCCGCGGTGCGCGAGATGCTCGGCAATTTCCGCACGTGGTTCGCGCTGCTCGCGCTCGGCGGCGCGACGCTGTTCACGCTCGCGATTCTCGTGCTCACGCAATCGCGCGGCGGATACCTGGGTCTCGCCGTCGGTCTCGCCGCGATGGGATTTGTCGTAGCATCGTCGCGCTGGCGCGCGGTGATGCTTGCCGGCGGGATCGTCATTTTGATCGCGGGAATCATTTGGCTGCGCGCGGATGTGACCGCGACGCCAGATGAAACCGCCTCTGCGCTCTCCGCCGAATCGGTTGTGAGCACCTGGGACGGTCGCACCGAAGTCTGGTCGCGCGCGATCTATGGCATTCAAGATTTTCCATTCACCGGGATGGGCATGAATACCTTCCGTCGCGTCGTCCACGTGCTCTACCCGCTTTTTCTCGTCGGTCCCGATTTCGATCTCGCGCACGCGCACAACGAGTTTCTCCAAGCCGCACTCGATCTCGGCGTCCCAGGATTGATCGCGTTCCTCGCGTTGTATCTCGGCGCGGGCGCGATGCTGTGGATGATCTGGTCACACGCCGGCGCGACGTTGCCGGATGCGCGCGTGCTCCGCGCGGTCGTCCTCGGACTCGGCGCGGGATTGCTCGCGCACGCAGTCTACGGCATGACCGACGCGGTGACGCTCGGCTCCAAGCCCGGCGTGTTGTTTTGGATGATGCTGGGATTGATCGCGGGCTTGTATCAACAAATGACGCGCGACCGATTAGGTCGCTGGTACGACTGGTTCGGCAACGCGCGTGCTGTACCGCCATCCAGCCCGGAATCGTTGCGATGA